One genomic region from Pseudochaenichthys georgianus chromosome 15, fPseGeo1.2, whole genome shotgun sequence encodes:
- the LOC117459415 gene encoding calponin homology domain-containing protein DDB_G0272472-like isoform X2, whose product MQIQEQQAKADQAKLQQTQEKQVQFDQNNTKVVKMENFLINHVQVEDVKQETVLKVSINASGEFAEQPSTQISKAKDTKAELELTKVELAKEDNMHERSPVTQQVEREPDRVEIVKTDLAKAKAELAKIKEKMRGAQKEKVRNTVLTKENGSKTDDCLKININTNADQEQSTQMHQQRDDSVLSKQYLDQVNSGVNEYVRLRAKYGFIDTTSPTSNNVLAAGNVSSNDVDEIPVVSLDEVETKNKSSPTSRVATDNTQNEDEAGSLKPKELTDSQYVYSESSKEFKLSGDNYLPFNEDETAITDNVTDKVKDDSLEKSKKSDPLKHTDISEQRDSHPPKLFPFERNEGSDKGLHFTPPRALSSKERAQTKQEILTSRIKAHAEKEISAIKEKGFAVREGFMSNNPARQLSGSQSMIIRQRPPAQEMSKKHEMSSNYTLKQIQMDPVKSFSPPSSASIPLNSAAISSKLLCHEELIKSNDNGAKTSKKTKDRSYNMSANEGLVENQKNENQTGIKSPIQSKEQTPKNKQEKQDADQGKSSRQKEGLKDNVDVKTEHLNKKKEEPSIAIAAVESESSKPMTTEETEIKHEAVHEDSAHSLNIVFGQNETLVTDESLKITGIMVSVRERKQSMDKGQSNMSTLEQINRKDCNNSELDKCNSSLGLEVSKGNTSSMEFSMVKPKVEVVRNTHSTKKEDQTNVGMNNHHENRQETSTLEARMKNVSETVTEKNTNLQQESSTIIVKSLVEKGAPSTVTELAKNKVLAESQPLLYKQDIMANKIKDQTKETARENSAKSRRKDKVKISTEQNDRPTTHTNNNSKPKVIENTNGADTETLIKHDIQPSAKEEMSTVRNPSKSRNIDGNSAPLVEENMCDSTPPKPFIKISPSINLTENENTHVSPKHQYEEKHMEKNNQDDDNVNIGSTAIRVVPAITDKINLKMVGKHSVTTIPSDVLAPDEFKQDGQSSLGEKVNTLNTEDRSKVLAPANSEKQAQDSLEEKWTVQSVLSSVKRLSDSLKISNQENSINTTIENTQAEKGQPQRVNMRETVDDLKKQPMVGDYFQVQGVSDTNDDTQNCTNVEVTSDAVSKEKELPGLLPNKAAISNKSCNEEKHVVDQSERKTVETSSAKVQDDNVKRKNGKTEDNLASKQSDDPTEKQSNTNEKTEASQAVHIRTHQTVKQPSLSARERQRSRNTHPTYEDTDKEKPQVKPKPKQRVSTIPEISALADYARLKVIVSEDEANPIQEFPPNKKEGLFPIIQTRHSRRPVFTADPQVLPVKQKSVPKKTEVNSKLNKEPKPVVFPITEKEHQRTGMFKLGDKERQDKMQMAAKANKGILDSKQAQQLKEASKSPTNYLSNQRSEKQVAGTDNQIVCQEEQSIHQPNNPPSLSTTSVNRLRSNSASQHLKTMDSSNPPEHVVGEGYSVEDTTATPRKDGKIENALANIGEDKRRQKMLATRHEEIEAQQRSRAKQFEEKEASRIEEEKRAEEMRVKQMIEENRASLAQEERRAAQREEERRIREREAIAAKIKERREKQRAAERRAEEEKASQEKEATRAKQIEEERRIKEIEEKRRTKVEEERRATLRKEEELLKENEEKRRRQQEEKAVQEEQQRRAKQIEEKEAARNAEEERITQMKEKADQKIEEQRRERQKREEWMRTQREEDKKRAVEKALIKKREERRAKEEMTRLIEESQAEIKEEGERVARERMQTQREEEIRAQRREEKHHTFTDHRETERATQMEEQKRATPKMDSLQYYAITSTDSEKPRERQLCSPSASQQRQNPSGLGSAEDSGCYTRSYRPHAAASPALSLPRSNSSSPALGVKPSMFRVKDNTFRGSSLTKSVKPRLHKSFGEDFRVGSPLERGDEEQEIMRRSAGTPDTGLNRLAAIKESSTYPYSSQDYSAHLSQHRPYSRRSIVLDEDDSRSVISNMSEDGESCATSAADLADLRGLYDYERPESACSYSSDMSRSMGKPPTVPPKSEKALRRAKRLTTRRIKKDISKTVADSPVGVEKSLQEDANIPSSIELQLQ is encoded by the exons ATGCAAATACAAGAGCAACAAGCTAAAGCAGATCAAGCTAAACTACAGCAGACACAAGAGAAACAAGTTCAATTCGACCAAAATAACACTAAGGTAGTTAAAATGGAAAATTTCCTAATAAATCACGTTCAAGTTGAAGATGTAAAACAAGAGACAGTTTTGAAGGTTTCAATAAATGCTAGTGGAGAATTTGCCGAGCAACCTTCAACTCAGATAAGTAAAGCCAAAGACACAAAGGCAGAGTTAGAACTAACCAAAGTTGAGCTAGCTAAAGAAGATAATATGCATGAAAGGTCGCCAGTGACACAGCAGGTCGAAAGAGAGCCGGATAGAGTTGAGATAGTTAAGACAGACTTGGCTAAAGCTAAAGCTGAATTGgctaaaataaaagagaaaatgaGAGGAGCGCAAAAGGAGAAAGTCAGAAATACAGTTCTAACAAAAGAAAATGGGAGTAAGACAGATGATTGTTTAAAGATAAATATCAATACAAATGCAGATCAAGAGCAGTCAACACAAATGCATCAACAGAGGGATGACTCAGTTTTAAGCAAGCAATATTTAGATCAAGTTAATAGTGGGGTTAATGAATATGTGCGTCTTCGAGCGAAATATGGTTTTATTGATACAACTTCACCAACCAGCAACAACGTGTTGGCAGCAGGAAATGTTTCTTCAAATGACGTTGATGAAATACCAGTTGTATCTCTTGATGAAGttgaaacaaaaaataaatctaGTCCTACAAGCAGAGTTgcaacagataacacacagaaTGAGGATGAAGCAGGCAGCTTGAAACCTAAGGAGTTGACAGATAGTCAGTATGTTTATAGTGAGTCATCAAAGGAATTCAAATTATCTGGTGATAATTATTTACCTTTCAATGAAGATGAAACAGCAATTACTGACAATGTTACTGATAAAGTTAAGGATGACAGTCTTGAAAAGTCGAAGAAATCTGACCCTCTGAAACACACTGATATTTCAGAACAAAGAGATTCTCATCCGCCTAAACTGTTCCCCTTCGAGCGAAATGAAGGTTCAGATAAAGGTTTGCACTTCACCCCTCCCAGAGCATTGTCCAGCAAAGAGAGAGCACAGACCAAACAGGAGATTCTGACCTCAAGGATAAAAGCCCATGCTGAAAAAGAAATTTCAGCCATCAAGGAAAAGGGGTTTGCAGTAAGAGAAGGGTTTATGTCCAACAATCCTGCCAGGCAGTTATCAGGTAGTCAGAGTATGATTATACGACAGAGGCCACCAGCACAGGAAATGTCTAAAAAACATGAAATGTCCAGTAATTACACCCTAAAGCAAATACAGATGGATCCAGTCAAATCTTTTTCACCTCCAAGCTCTGCTTCAATCCCACTTAACTCTGCCGCAATCTCCAGTAAGTTATTGTGCCATGAAGAACTAATTAAGAGCAATGACAATGGGGCCAAAACATCAAAAAAGACAAAAGATAGAAGTTATAACATGAGCGCAAATGAGGGATTGGTTGAAAATCAAAAGAACGAGAATCAAACTGGAATTAAGTCACCAATACAAAGTAAGGAGCAGACACCCAAAAACAAGCAAGAAAAGCAGGACGCAGATCAAGGAAAAAGCTCAAGGCAGAAAGAGGGACTAAAAGACAATGTTGATGTAAAAACTGAACATCTCAACAAGAAGAAAGAGGAGCCATCAATAGCTATAGCTGCGGTTGAATCTGAAAGCTCAAAACCTATGACGACAGAAGAGACGGAAATTAAACATGAAGCTGTACATGAGGACTCAGCACATTCACTAAATATTGTCTTTGGTCAGAACGAGACCCTAGTAACTGATGAGAGCTTGAAGATCACAGGAATAATGGTTAGTGTGCGAGAAAGAAAGCAATCTATGGACAAAGGTCAGAGTAATATGAGCACTCTAGAACAAATTAATCGTAAAGATTGCAATAATTCAGAGCTAGATAAATGTAATTCCAGCTTGGGTCTGGAAGTAAGTAAAGGAAATACATCTTCAATGGAATTTAGCATGGTAAAGCCAAAGGTTGAAGTTGTACGGAACACTCATtctacaaagaaggaagatcaAACTAATGTTGGTATGAATAATCATCACGAAAACAGGCAAGAAACTTCAACCCTAGAAGCTAGAATGAAAAATGTGTCTGAGACTGTCACAGAGAAAAATACTAATCTCCAGCAGGAGAGTTCTACTATAATTGTAAAATCCCTGGTTGAAAAAGGTGCACCCTCCACAGTCACTGAACTTGCTAAAAATAAAGTGTTGGCGGAATCGCAACCCCTTCTCTACAAACAGGACATAATGGCAAATAAAATTAAAGATCAAACAAAAGAAACGGCAAGAGAAAACTCAGCAAAAAGCAGGAGAAAAGATAAAGTAAAGATTAGTACCGAACAAAACGATCGTCCAACAACACATACCAACAACAACTCCAAGCCCAAAGTGATAGAGAACACAAATGGTGCTGATACTGAAACTCTGATAAAACATGACATCCAGCCGTCAGCAAAAGAAGAAATGTCAACTGTCAGAAATCCATCCAAAAGCAGAAACATAGATGGCAACAGTGCACCCCTAGTGGAAGAAAACATGTGTGACTCTACACCACCAAAGCCATTCATCAAAATCAGTCCCTCAATTAATTTAACTGAGAATGAAAACACCCATGTGTCTCCAAAACATCAGTATGAAGAGAAACACATGGAAAAAAATAACCAAGATGATGATAATGTGAATATAGGCAGCACTGCCATCAGAGTTGTGCCCGCAATAACTGACAAGATCAATCTGAAAATGGTGGGAAAACATAGTGTCACCACTATCCCCTCTGATGTACTTGCACCGGATGAGTTTAAACAAGATGGACAATCCAGTCTTGGAGAAAAAGTAAACACTTTAAACACTGAAGACAGAAGCAAAGTCCTTGCTCCAGCAAACAGTGAGAAGCAGGCACAAGACAGTTTGGAAGAAAAATGGACAGTACAAAGTGTGTTGTCCAGTGTTAAAAGGCTTTCTGATTCACTGAAAATCAGCAATCAAGAAAACAGCATAAACACAACCATTGAGAACACTCAGGCTGAAAAAGGACAGCCTCAAAGAGTCAATATGAGAGAAACAGTGGACGATTTAAAGAAACAACCAATGGTGGGAGACTACTTCCAAGTACAAGGGGTATCAGACACTAATGATGACACACAAAACTGTACAAATGTTGAAGTTACGTCAGATGCGGTTTCAAAAGAAAAGGAACTTCCAGGATTACTACCAAACAAGGCAGCTATCAGCAATAAATCATGCAATGAAGAAAAACATGTGGTTGATCAAAGTGAAaggaaaacagtggaaacaagtTCAGCAAAAGTTCAAGATGATAATGTGAAAAGGAAAAATGGGAAAACAGAAGATAACCTGGCTTCGAAACAGAGTGATGATCCCACAGAGAAACAGAGTAATACAAATGAGAAGACAGAAGCCAGTCAAGCTGTTCACATCAGAACACATCAAACAGTGAAGCAGCCCAGTTTATCAGCAAGGGAAAGGCAGAGGTCAAGAAATACCCACCCAACATATGAGGATACAGATAAGGAAAAACCTCAAGTTAAACCAAAGCCAAAACAAAGGGTATCCACAATACCTGAGATATCAGCACTTGCAGACTATGCCAGGTTAAAAGTTATTGTTTCAGAAGATGAAGCAAACCCAATTCAGGAATTCCCGCCTAACAAAAAGGAGGGATTATTTCCAATAATACAGACTCGCCATAGCAGACGTCCGGTGTTCACTGCTGACCCACAAGTCCTCCCTGTGAAACAGAAAAGCGTGCCAAAAAAGACGGAGGTCAACTCCAAGTTGAACAAAGAGCCCAAACCTGTAGTATTTCCAATTACAGAGAAAGAACACCAAAGGACGGGGATGTTCAAGTTGGGCGACAaagaaagacaagacaaaaTGCAAATGGCTGCCAAAGCCAATAAAGGTATATTGGATTCAAAACAAGCACAACAACTCAAAGAAGCAAGCAAGTCACCAACAAATTATCTTTCGAACCAGAGAAGTGAAAAACAAGTGGCTGGAACTGATAACCAAATAGTTTGTCAAGAAGAACAAAGCATTCATCAGCCAAATAATCCTCCGTCGCTATCGACAACCTCAGTCAACAGGCTACGAAGCAATTCTGCATCACAACACCTCAAGACAATGGATAGCTCCAATCCACCTGAACACGTTGTGGGAGAAGGGTACAGTGTAGAAGACACCACAGCAACTCCAAGAAAAGATGGGAAGATTGAAAATGCACTGGCTAACATTGGGGAAGATAAAAGGAGACAAAAAATGCTTGCAACTCGGCATGAGGAAATCGAGGCACAACAGCGTAGTAGAGCAAAACAGTTTGAGGAAAAAGAAGCTTCTAGGATTGAGGAGGAGAAAAGAGCAGAAGAAATGAGAGTTAAACAAATGATAGAGGAAAATAGAGCTTCTCTGGCTCAAGAAGAGAGGAGAGCTGctcagagagaagaggagaggagaataaGGGAACGGGAGGCCATTGCTGCTAAAATCAAGGAGAGGCGGGAAAAACAGAGAGCAGCAGAAAGAagagcagaagaagaaaaagcatCTCAAGAAAAAGAGGCGACCAGAGCAAAACAAATAGAAGAAGAACGGAGAATAAAAGAAATTGAGGAGAAGAGGAGAACAAAGGTTGAGGAGGAGagaagagcaacattaagaaagGAGGAAGAGTTGCTCAAAGAAAATGAGGAGAAAAGGAGGAGACAGCAAGAGGAGAAAGCTGTTCAAgaggagcagcagaggagaGCCAAACAGATTGAGGAGAAGGAAGCTGCTCGAAATGCGGAGGAGGAAAGAATCACACAGATGAAAGAGAAAGCAGATCAGAAGATTGAAgagcagaggagagagaggcagaaaaGGGAAGAATGGATGAGAACTCAGAGAGAGGAGGACAAGAAGAGAGCTGTTGAAAAAGCACTTataaaaaaaagagaagaacGGAGAGCCAAAGAGGAGATGACCAGACTCATTGAGGAAAGCCAAGCAGAAAtaaaagaggagggggagagagtGGCAAGAGAACGGATGCAAACTCAAAGAGAAGAGGAGATCAGGGCTCAGAGGAGGGAAGAGAAACATCACACGTTTACTGATCACAGAGAAACGGAGAGAGCCACTCAGATGGAGGAGCAGAAAAGAGCAACACCAAAGATGGATTCCCTCCAGTACTATGCCATCACCTCAACAGATTCAGAGAAACCCAGAGAAAGACAGCTGTGCTCCCCTTCAGCTTCTCAACAAAGACAGAATCCCTCCGGGCTTGGGTCAGCCGAGGACTCAGGATGCTACACGAGGTCTTATAGGCCACATGCAGCTGCATCTCCAGCACTATCTTTGCCCCGCTCAAACAGCTCCTCTCCTGCTCTGGGAGTCAAGCCCTCAATGTTCAGGGTGAAAGACAACACTTTCAGAGGTTCCTCCCTCACCAAGTCGGTCAAACCACGCCTCCATAAAAGCTTTGGAGAGGATTTCCGGGTAGGATCACCCCTGgagagaggagatgaagagCAGGAGATAATGAGACGCAGCGCTGGTACTCCTGACACAGGTTTAAACAGACTTGCTGCTATCAAAGAATCCTCCACGTATCCATATTCATCTCAAGATTACTCAGCCCATCTCTCCCAGCACAGACCGTACTCAAGGAGGAGCATTGTTCTCGATGAAGACGACTCTCGCTCCGTCATCAGCAACATGTCCGAGGATGGCGAGAGTTGTGCCACCAGTGCAGCAGACCTTGCAGACCTACGAGGCCTGTATGACTACGAGAGACCAGAATCGGCCTGTAGCTACAGCAGTGATATGTCCCGTTCTATGGGCAAGCCTCCAACTGTTCCTCCAAAGAGTGAGAAAGCCTTGCGAAGAGCAAAAAGGTTGACAACTCGTAGAATAAAGAAGGATATCTCTAAAACGGTAGCAGACAGCCCTGTTGGAGTTGAGAAGTCTCTTCAAGAAGACGCCAATATTCCTTCCTCCATTGAG CTCCAGCTCCAGTGA